The following proteins come from a genomic window of Pseudomonas sp. Z8(2022):
- a CDS encoding transglycosylase SLT domain-containing protein, giving the protein MSIVSLAQHMNSHRGSADGIGTAREQQLQAAAEQFEALFLQQILKQMRKASDVLAEGNPMRSREMDTMRDFYDEVLAETLAGRKQTGIADMLVKQLSGAGDSVVDMDAATAAARSAELPQRSSSSLLEPLRSTWQRGVDSLGKVWDKGSAGFVALVDRVIQQESAGRVDAVSPKGARGLMQLMPETAREMAAELGLPFSETRLTTDAAYNKRLGSAYLDKMLQRYDGHQALALAAYNAGPGRVDEWLKVNGDPRSGEIATGAWIERIPFQETRDYTRRILGDLAKTEMPVKNDAQASSPLSAQTRQQLASALSADSGLLLGAVAGKQALVRDEFKSADDSVALSSVTAQFAADDARAPRLAAFAQPMRFERQES; this is encoded by the coding sequence ATGAGCATCGTTTCCCTCGCCCAACACATGAACAGCCACCGCGGTAGCGCCGACGGCATCGGCACCGCCCGCGAGCAGCAGCTGCAGGCTGCGGCCGAGCAGTTCGAGGCCTTGTTCCTGCAGCAGATCCTCAAGCAGATGCGCAAGGCCAGCGACGTGCTCGCCGAAGGCAACCCGATGCGCAGCCGCGAGATGGACACCATGCGCGACTTCTACGACGAAGTGCTGGCCGAGACCCTGGCCGGGCGCAAGCAGACCGGTATCGCCGACATGCTGGTCAAGCAGCTGTCCGGTGCTGGCGACAGCGTGGTGGACATGGACGCGGCCACCGCCGCTGCGCGCTCGGCGGAACTGCCGCAGCGTTCCTCCAGCAGCCTGCTGGAGCCGCTGCGCAGCACCTGGCAGCGTGGTGTCGACAGCCTCGGCAAGGTCTGGGACAAGGGCTCGGCGGGCTTTGTCGCTCTGGTCGATCGCGTCATCCAGCAGGAGTCGGCCGGCCGCGTCGACGCGGTATCGCCCAAGGGTGCCCGCGGCCTGATGCAGCTGATGCCGGAAACCGCGCGGGAAATGGCCGCCGAGCTTGGCCTGCCTTTCAGCGAGACCCGCCTGACCACGGACGCGGCGTACAACAAGCGTCTGGGCAGCGCCTATCTGGACAAGATGCTGCAGCGTTACGACGGCCACCAGGCCCTGGCACTGGCGGCGTACAACGCCGGTCCCGGCCGCGTCGACGAGTGGCTGAAGGTCAACGGCGATCCGCGCAGTGGCGAGATCGCCACCGGCGCCTGGATCGAGCGCATCCCCTTCCAGGAAACCCGCGACTACACGCGCAGGATTCTCGGCGACCTGGCCAAGACCGAGATGCCGGTCAAGAACGATGCCCAGGCCAGCAGCCCGCTCAGCGCGCAGACCCGTCAGCAGCTCGCCAGCGCCCTGAGTGCCGACAGCGGTCTGTTGCTCGGCGCCGTTGCCGGCAAGCAGGCGTTGGTGCGTGACGAATTTAAGTCTGCCGACGATTCCGTCGCCCTGTCCTCAGTAACAGCCCAGTTCGCTGCCGACGATGCCCGTGCGCCGCGTCTGGCGGCTTTCGCTCAGCCGATGCGCTTCGAGCGTCAGGAGTCCTAA
- a CDS encoding malonate decarboxylase subunit delta encodes METLSFQFPAGQPAKGRALVGCVGSGDLEVLLEPGQAGTLAIEVVTSVNGSAPRWQMLFERMFREQQQLPALNIAIHDFGATPGVVRLRLEQGLEELNHG; translated from the coding sequence ATGGAAACCCTGTCTTTTCAATTCCCCGCCGGGCAACCGGCCAAGGGCCGAGCGCTGGTCGGCTGCGTCGGCTCCGGCGACCTGGAAGTGCTGCTCGAACCCGGTCAGGCCGGCACCCTGGCAATCGAGGTGGTCACCTCGGTCAACGGCAGCGCGCCGCGCTGGCAGATGCTGTTCGAGCGCATGTTCCGCGAGCAGCAGCAGCTGCCCGCCCTGAACATTGCCATTCATGATTTCGGCGCTACACCCGGTGTGGTGCGCCTGCGCCTGGAACAGGGCCTGGAGGAACTGAACCATGGCTGA
- a CDS encoding biotin-independent malonate decarboxylase subunit beta, producing MAEQNIQRLLAQRSFTELGARERARALLDAGSFRELLDPFARLISPWLPRQGIVPQADDGVVVAKGLIDGQPAVVIAIEGAFQGGSLGEVGGAKIAGSLELAAEDNRNGTPTRAVLLLETGGVRLQEANLGLAAIAEIQAAIVELRQYQPVIGLVAGPVGCFGGMSIAAGLCSYLLVTREARLGLNGPQVIEQEAGIDEYDSRDRPFIWSLTGGEQRHASGLVDGYVADDVEAIRSELHGLFAKGRPALERSRRHAWFLQRLRDVDTSVQADAAAVRSAYQGA from the coding sequence ATGGCTGAGCAGAACATCCAGCGCCTGCTGGCGCAGCGCAGCTTCACCGAACTCGGTGCCCGCGAGCGGGCCCGCGCACTGCTCGATGCCGGCAGCTTCCGCGAGCTGCTCGACCCCTTCGCCCGGCTGATTTCGCCCTGGCTGCCCAGGCAGGGCATCGTGCCCCAGGCCGATGACGGCGTGGTGGTGGCCAAGGGGCTGATCGACGGCCAGCCAGCCGTGGTGATCGCCATCGAGGGCGCCTTCCAGGGCGGCAGCCTGGGTGAAGTGGGCGGGGCGAAGATCGCAGGCAGCCTGGAGCTGGCCGCCGAAGACAACCGTAACGGCACGCCGACCCGCGCCGTGCTGCTGCTGGAAACCGGCGGCGTGCGCCTGCAGGAAGCCAACCTGGGCCTGGCGGCCATTGCCGAGATCCAGGCGGCCATCGTCGAGCTGCGCCAGTACCAGCCGGTGATCGGCCTGGTCGCCGGGCCGGTCGGCTGCTTCGGTGGCATGTCCATCGCCGCCGGGTTGTGCAGCTACCTGCTGGTGACCCGCGAGGCGCGCCTGGGGCTCAACGGCCCGCAGGTGATCGAGCAGGAAGCCGGGATCGATGAATATGACTCGCGCGACCGCCCCTTCATCTGGAGCCTGACCGGCGGCGAGCAGCGCCACGCCAGCGGCCTGGTCGACGGCTACGTGGCCGATGACGTCGAGGCCATTCGCAGCGAGCTGCATGGCCTGTTCGCCAAGGGCAGGCCGGCGCTGGAACGCAGCCGTCGCCACGCCTGGTTCCTGCAGCGTCTGCGTGACGTCGATACCTCGGTCCAGGCCGATGCCGCTGCAGTGCGCAGCGCCTACCAGGGAGCATGA
- a CDS encoding triphosphoribosyl-dephospho-CoA synthase, whose protein sequence is MNALTAIQPQLSLSDWLADLAVEALIDEADLSPKPGLVDRRGSGAHTDLHLGLMHASALALWPSFKAMAEAAQQRGEIDLQLREEVGRIGREGEQEMLRVTGGVNTHRGAIWALGLLSAAAALEIGELAPAQVALRAARLALLNDRAAPATGDSHGAQVCRLYGVHGAREEAQLGFPAVIQQALPQLARSRAAWAGEQNARLDALLAIMTRLADTCVLYRAGIAGLTRMQSGARAVLTAGGCASLDGRRRLRDLERDMLRLRASPGGAADLLAATLFLDRLQRGLPAQLGSL, encoded by the coding sequence ATGAATGCACTGACTGCAATTCAGCCCCAGCTCTCGCTGAGCGATTGGCTGGCCGACCTGGCGGTGGAGGCGTTGATCGACGAAGCCGACCTGTCGCCCAAGCCGGGCCTGGTCGACCGGCGCGGCAGCGGCGCGCACACCGATCTGCACCTGGGTTTGATGCACGCCTCGGCGCTGGCCCTGTGGCCGAGCTTCAAGGCCATGGCCGAAGCCGCCCAGCAGCGTGGCGAGATTGATCTGCAGCTGCGTGAAGAGGTGGGCCGCATCGGCCGCGAAGGCGAGCAGGAAATGCTGCGCGTCACCGGTGGCGTCAACACCCATCGTGGCGCCATCTGGGCACTGGGGCTGCTCAGCGCGGCTGCCGCACTGGAGATCGGCGAGCTGGCTCCAGCCCAGGTCGCCCTGCGCGCCGCGCGCCTGGCCCTGCTCAACGATCGCGCTGCACCGGCCACCGGCGACAGCCATGGCGCTCAGGTCTGCCGTCTGTACGGCGTGCATGGTGCCCGCGAGGAAGCGCAACTGGGTTTCCCCGCGGTAATCCAGCAGGCGCTGCCGCAACTGGCGCGCAGCCGCGCTGCCTGGGCAGGGGAACAGAACGCCCGCCTGGACGCGCTGCTGGCGATCATGACCCGGCTGGCCGATACCTGCGTGCTTTACCGCGCCGGCATCGCCGGGCTGACCCGCATGCAGAGCGGTGCCCGTGCGGTGCTCACCGCTGGCGGTTGCGCCAGCCTCGACGGTCGCCGCCGCCTGCGCGATCTGGAGCGCGACATGCTGCGCCTACGCGCCTCGCCTGGCGGCGCTGCCGATCTGCTCGCCGCCACCCTGTTCCTTGATCGCCTGCAGCGTGGCCTGCCGGCGCAGCTTGGGAGTCTGTGA
- a CDS encoding type IV pili methyl-accepting chemotaxis transducer N-terminal domain-containing protein: MLKKYLSVILLACTALVSMPSLAQLSDSEAMNMAGLQRSLTQRMVKNYLMLGADVRVDMAQRQLKETVDRFDASQKALTGYAPTAEIKAALAKVDATWAAHRQQIEAKPDHAKAAAVLATSEELLQQTQNVSDLMGKHLGAMGASVHRTGWARVQTQRIAMLYMAKSWQVQAPDLDAKLDKAVSDFEIILKELEARGTPNEEIANAQRRARAHWGFTLKGIDLHAAQDFVPTVITVSTDSLFRQLNELTRLYAGLQAKEA; this comes from the coding sequence GTGTTGAAGAAGTACCTGTCCGTCATTCTGCTTGCCTGCACCGCCCTGGTGAGCATGCCCAGCCTTGCGCAGTTGAGCGATTCCGAAGCCATGAACATGGCCGGCCTGCAACGCTCGCTGACCCAGCGCATGGTCAAGAACTACCTGATGCTGGGCGCCGATGTGCGTGTCGACATGGCCCAGCGTCAGCTCAAGGAAACCGTTGATCGTTTCGACGCCAGCCAGAAGGCGCTGACCGGCTACGCGCCGACTGCCGAGATCAAGGCTGCGCTGGCCAAGGTCGATGCCACCTGGGCTGCCCATCGCCAGCAGATCGAAGCCAAGCCGGATCACGCCAAGGCCGCGGCAGTACTGGCCACCAGCGAGGAGCTGCTGCAACAGACGCAGAACGTCAGCGACCTGATGGGCAAGCACCTGGGTGCCATGGGCGCCTCCGTGCACCGCACCGGCTGGGCCCGCGTGCAGACCCAGCGCATCGCCATGCTCTACATGGCCAAGTCCTGGCAAGTGCAGGCCCCGGATCTGGACGCCAAGCTGGACAAGGCGGTGAGCGATTTCGAAATCATCCTCAAGGAACTGGAAGCCCGCGGCACGCCGAACGAGGAAATCGCCAATGCGCAGCGTCGCGCGCGTGCCCACTGGGGGTTCACCCTCAAGGGTATCGACCTGCACGCTGCGCAGGACTTCGTGCCGACCGTGATCACCGTCAGCACCGACTCGCTGTTCCGCCAGCTCAACGAGCTGACCCGCCTGTACGCAGGTCTGCAGGCCAAAGAGGCCTGA
- a CDS encoding flagellar basal body P-ring protein FlgI, whose product MLKRSIVALFLAWPLSAKAVPLMDLVDIEGIRGNQLIGYGLVVGLDGTGDKNQVKFTSQSVANMIKQFGINLPPNVDPKLKNVAAVTVTAEIPPSYSPGQTVDVTVASLGDAKSLRGGQLLMTPLQGVDGETYALAQGAIVVGGLNASGQSGSSVAINSANSGRVPNGATVERLISSDFSTRDEVMLNLRQPSFQTAARVVEAVNGRFGSGTASALNSTKIAIRAPITSTQRIGFMALLEGLEVEEGRERPRVVFNSRTGTVVVGQGVRVKAAAVAHGTLTVTISENPQVSQPNAFSGGQTAVVPRSDVAVSQDKNAMFKWPDGASLDSIINTVNSLGATPDDVMSILQALEQAGALNAELIVI is encoded by the coding sequence ATGCTCAAACGTTCAATCGTCGCCCTGTTCCTGGCCTGGCCGCTATCGGCCAAGGCCGTGCCGCTGATGGACCTGGTGGATATCGAGGGCATCCGCGGCAACCAGCTGATCGGCTACGGCCTGGTGGTCGGCCTCGACGGTACCGGCGACAAGAACCAGGTGAAGTTCACCAGCCAGTCGGTGGCCAACATGATCAAGCAGTTCGGCATCAACCTGCCGCCGAACGTCGATCCCAAGCTGAAGAACGTCGCGGCGGTCACCGTGACTGCAGAGATTCCGCCATCCTACAGTCCTGGGCAGACCGTCGATGTCACGGTCGCGTCGCTGGGCGATGCCAAGAGCCTGCGCGGCGGCCAGCTGCTGATGACCCCGCTGCAGGGCGTCGACGGCGAAACCTATGCCCTGGCCCAGGGCGCCATCGTCGTCGGCGGCCTCAATGCTTCCGGGCAGAGCGGTTCCAGCGTGGCGATCAACTCCGCCAACAGCGGCCGCGTGCCCAACGGCGCCACCGTCGAGCGGCTGATTTCCAGCGATTTCAGCACCCGCGACGAAGTCATGCTCAACCTGCGTCAGCCGAGCTTCCAGACCGCTGCACGGGTAGTCGAGGCGGTCAACGGCCGTTTCGGCAGCGGCACCGCCAGCGCGCTGAACTCGACCAAGATCGCCATTCGCGCGCCAATCACCAGCACCCAGCGCATCGGCTTCATGGCCCTGCTCGAAGGTCTGGAGGTCGAGGAAGGCCGCGAGCGTCCGCGCGTGGTGTTCAACAGCCGTACCGGCACCGTGGTGGTTGGCCAGGGCGTGCGCGTCAAGGCCGCGGCCGTGGCTCACGGCACCCTGACCGTGACCATCAGCGAGAACCCGCAGGTCAGCCAGCCCAACGCCTTCTCCGGTGGCCAGACCGCCGTGGTGCCGCGCTCCGACGTGGCCGTAAGCCAGGACAAGAACGCCATGTTCAAGTGGCCCGACGGTGCCAGCCTGGACAGCATCATCAACACCGTGAACAGCCTCGGCGCCACCCCGGACGATGTCATGAGCATCCTCCAGGCGCTGGAGCAGGCCGGTGCCCTCAATGCCGAACTGATCGTGATCTGA
- the mdcA gene encoding malonate decarboxylase subunit alpha, which produces MTTTISPPPQWSRRRAEKARRLDQVRHLADGVVLPSDRIVAALEALIAPGDRVVLEGNNQKQADFLSRSLAQADPGRLHDLHMIMPSVSRAEHLDLFERGIARKLDFSFAGPQSLRIGQLLEDGLLEVGAIHTYIELYSRLLVDLIPNVALVAGFQADRHGNIYTGPSTEDTPALVEPTAFSDGIVIFQVNEIVDELPRVDIPASWVDFVVVADKPFYIEPLFTRDPRHIKPVHVLMAMMAIRGIYEKHNVQSLNHGIGFNTAAIELILPTYGESLGLKGKICRNWTLNPHPTLIPAIETGWVESVHCFGTELGMEGYIAQRPDVFFTGRDGSMRSNRLMCQLAGQYAVDLFIGATLQVDGDGHSSTVTRGRLAGFGGAPNMGHDPRGRRHSTPAWLDMATPGGEGPVTMLERGKKLVVQMVETFQEGGKPTFVERLDAVDVAKKAGMPLAPIMIYGDDVTHLLTEEGIAYLYKARSLEERQAMIAAVAGVTAIGLRHDPKETARMRREGLIALPEDLGIRRTDASRELLAAKSIAELVEWSGGLYNPPAKFRSW; this is translated from the coding sequence ATGACAACAACAATATCCCCACCGCCGCAGTGGTCGCGCCGTCGCGCGGAAAAAGCGCGGCGACTCGATCAGGTGCGTCACCTCGCCGATGGCGTGGTGCTGCCCAGCGACAGGATCGTGGCCGCCCTCGAAGCGCTGATCGCTCCCGGCGACCGTGTGGTGCTCGAAGGCAACAACCAGAAGCAGGCGGATTTCCTTTCCCGCTCGCTGGCCCAGGCCGACCCCGGCCGCCTGCACGATCTGCACATGATCATGCCCAGCGTCAGCCGCGCCGAGCACCTCGATCTGTTCGAACGCGGCATTGCGCGCAAGCTCGACTTCTCCTTCGCCGGGCCGCAGAGCCTGCGCATCGGCCAGCTGCTGGAAGACGGCCTGCTGGAAGTCGGCGCCATCCATACCTACATCGAACTCTACTCGCGCCTGCTGGTGGACCTGATCCCCAACGTCGCGCTGGTCGCCGGCTTTCAGGCCGACCGCCACGGCAACATCTACACCGGCCCGAGCACCGAGGACACCCCGGCGCTGGTCGAGCCCACCGCGTTTTCCGACGGCATCGTGATCTTCCAGGTCAACGAGATCGTCGACGAACTGCCGCGCGTGGACATCCCCGCCTCCTGGGTCGACTTCGTGGTGGTCGCCGACAAGCCCTTCTACATCGAGCCGCTGTTCACCCGCGACCCGCGTCATATCAAGCCGGTGCACGTGTTGATGGCGATGATGGCGATCCGCGGCATCTACGAAAAACATAATGTGCAGTCGCTTAACCACGGCATCGGCTTCAACACTGCCGCCATCGAGCTGATCCTGCCGACCTACGGCGAGTCGCTGGGCCTGAAGGGCAAGATCTGCCGCAACTGGACGCTCAACCCGCACCCGACGCTGATCCCGGCCATCGAAACCGGCTGGGTGGAAAGCGTGCATTGCTTTGGCACCGAGCTGGGCATGGAAGGCTATATCGCTCAGCGTCCGGACGTGTTCTTCACCGGCCGCGACGGCTCGATGCGCTCCAACCGCCTGATGTGCCAGCTGGCCGGGCAGTACGCGGTCGATCTGTTCATCGGTGCCACGCTGCAGGTCGATGGTGATGGCCATTCCTCCACCGTGACCCGTGGGCGCCTGGCCGGCTTCGGCGGTGCGCCGAACATGGGTCACGACCCGCGCGGTCGTCGCCACAGCACGCCGGCCTGGCTGGACATGGCGACGCCCGGCGGCGAAGGCCCGGTGACGATGCTCGAGCGCGGCAAGAAGCTGGTGGTACAGATGGTCGAGACCTTCCAGGAGGGCGGCAAACCGACTTTCGTCGAGCGTCTGGATGCCGTCGACGTGGCGAAGAAGGCCGGCATGCCGCTGGCGCCGATCATGATCTACGGCGACGACGTCACCCACCTGCTCACCGAGGAAGGCATCGCCTACCTGTACAAGGCGCGCTCCCTGGAAGAACGCCAGGCGATGATCGCCGCGGTGGCCGGCGTCACCGCCATCGGTCTGCGCCACGATCCGAAGGAAACCGCGCGCATGCGCCGCGAAGGGCTGATCGCCCTGCCCGAAGACCTGGGCATCCGTCGCACCGATGCCAGCCGCGAACTGCTCGCGGCCAAGAGCATCGCCGAACTGGTCGAGTGGTCGGGCGGCCTGTACAACCCGCCTGCCAAGTTCAGGAGCTGGTGA
- the flgL gene encoding flagellar hook-associated protein FlgL, with translation MRITNSQITSMMHNSMNGSSAELGKLMQQMATGKRILLPSDDPIASVRVLRVQREEASLEQFRKNIGNVSGSLSTQEANLKSTSDAMLNVRDLLLWAANGSNTSEDLSAMAGELSIIEDTIFSFANVRDEEGRYLFSGTLSDTPALSFDAATQTYSLTGNDKHRQAAVANGVLVDENVTAASVYGAGVSMLNELRSLINTLRDPALDATDPAVRQQIIATIDTLDETHGRVLGTITELGGRQNALTLLNESNEDVSLVNQKIEGELSQLDYAGATIDLNNYQLALGATQKTYLKINQMSLFSLL, from the coding sequence ATGCGCATCACCAACTCGCAGATCACCTCGATGATGCACAACTCGATGAACGGCAGTTCCGCCGAACTGGGCAAGCTGATGCAGCAGATGGCCACCGGCAAGCGCATCCTGCTGCCGTCCGACGACCCCATCGCCAGTGTCCGGGTGCTGCGCGTGCAGCGTGAAGAGGCGAGCCTGGAGCAGTTCCGCAAGAACATCGGCAACGTCTCGGGCAGCCTGTCGACCCAGGAGGCCAACCTCAAGTCCACCTCCGACGCCATGCTCAACGTGCGCGATCTGCTGCTGTGGGCGGCCAACGGCTCCAACACCAGCGAAGACCTGTCCGCCATGGCCGGCGAGCTGTCGATCATCGAAGACACTATCTTCAGCTTCGCCAATGTGCGCGACGAAGAAGGCCGCTACCTGTTCTCCGGTACCCTCAGCGACACCCCGGCGCTGAGCTTCGACGCCGCGACCCAGACCTACAGCCTGACCGGCAACGACAAGCACCGTCAGGCCGCCGTGGCCAATGGTGTGCTGGTCGACGAGAACGTTACCGCGGCGAGCGTCTATGGCGCGGGCGTGAGCATGCTCAACGAGCTGCGCAGCCTGATCAACACCCTCCGGGACCCGGCGCTGGATGCCACCGATCCGGCCGTGCGCCAGCAGATCATCGCAACCATCGACACGCTGGACGAAACCCACGGTCGCGTTCTGGGCACCATCACCGAGCTTGGCGGCCGGCAGAATGCCCTGACTCTGCTCAACGAAAGCAACGAGGACGTGTCGCTGGTCAACCAGAAGATCGAGGGCGAGCTGTCGCAGCTCGACTACGCCGGGGCGACCATCGATCTGAACAACTACCAGCTGGCCCTGGGTGCGACGCAGAAGACCTACCTGAAGATCAACCAGATGTCGCTGTTCAGTCTGCTGTAA
- the flgK gene encoding flagellar hook-associated protein FlgK has translation MSILNQIAYSGVRASQVALASTGQNIANVNTPGFSRLQTITGSLGGQGGLSVGGGVEVISIRRMTNEFHNQQLWRATTEQNFYSASQQYLTALEALMAGDGSSISAGLDQFFAALSEASATPGSIALRQQIISEAGNLAQRFNGLSSNIDAQIKALQEQRTAMATEINGLTENIALLNKKIVETESVKGDSTALRDHRESLIGQLSQFARLRINETADGAVSVALANGQPLVAGPTAGQLKVAMTATGEQEVGLAFAGTSFPLRQDGFGGAFGGLHDVEYGSLRPNLAALHDMASQLAQMVNDVLVTGFDLNGNPGQPLFAYDPASTSALLSVEPLAAEQLALSSAAGETGNNETLLGLLALKNQTITLNGSQVTLNDAYAGLLGQVASNSRQNQADLKSATTVTQQAQSQRDSVSAVSLDEEAVNLMTYQQAYQANMKVITTANQLFDDMLAAF, from the coding sequence GTGAGCATCCTCAACCAGATCGCCTACAGCGGCGTGCGGGCCAGCCAGGTCGCCCTGGCCAGCACCGGGCAGAACATCGCCAACGTCAATACGCCGGGTTTCAGCCGCCTGCAGACCATTACCGGGTCACTGGGCGGGCAGGGCGGTCTGAGTGTCGGCGGCGGTGTCGAGGTGATCAGCATCCGCCGCATGACCAACGAATTCCACAACCAGCAACTGTGGCGTGCGACCACCGAGCAGAATTTCTACAGCGCTTCGCAGCAGTATCTGACTGCGCTGGAGGCGCTGATGGCCGGCGACGGTTCGAGCATCAGTGCCGGCCTCGACCAGTTCTTCGCTGCGCTCAGCGAAGCCAGCGCCACGCCTGGCTCCATTGCCCTTCGCCAGCAGATCATCAGTGAGGCCGGCAACCTGGCACAGCGCTTCAACGGTCTGAGCAGCAACATCGATGCGCAGATCAAGGCACTGCAGGAGCAGCGCACGGCCATGGCCACCGAAATCAACGGCCTGACCGAGAACATCGCGCTGCTGAACAAGAAGATCGTCGAGACCGAGTCGGTCAAGGGTGACAGCACCGCGCTGCGCGATCATCGCGAGAGCCTGATCGGTCAGCTCAGCCAGTTCGCCAGGCTGCGCATCAACGAAACGGCGGATGGCGCGGTCAGCGTCGCCCTGGCCAACGGCCAGCCGCTGGTCGCCGGCCCGACTGCCGGTCAGCTCAAGGTGGCGATGACCGCGACTGGCGAGCAGGAAGTCGGCCTGGCCTTCGCCGGTACCAGCTTCCCGCTGCGTCAGGATGGCTTCGGTGGCGCCTTCGGTGGTCTCCACGATGTCGAGTACGGCAGCCTGCGGCCGAACCTGGCGGCCCTGCACGACATGGCCAGCCAGCTGGCGCAGATGGTCAATGACGTGCTCGTCACCGGTTTCGACCTCAACGGCAACCCGGGTCAACCGCTGTTCGCCTACGACCCTGCCAGCACCAGCGCGCTGTTGAGTGTCGAGCCGCTGGCAGCCGAGCAACTGGCACTGTCCTCTGCTGCAGGCGAAACCGGTAACAACGAAACGCTGCTGGGCCTGCTCGCCCTGAAGAACCAGACCATCACCCTGAACGGCAGCCAGGTCACGCTCAACGACGCCTACGCCGGCCTGCTCGGCCAGGTCGCCAGCAACAGCCGGCAGAATCAGGCCGACCTCAAGTCCGCCACCACCGTGACCCAGCAGGCCCAGTCGCAACGCGACAGCGTCAGTGCCGTGAGTCTGGACGAGGAAGCGGTCAACCTGATGACCTATCAGCAGGCCTATCAGGCCAACATGAAGGTGATCACCACTGCCAACCAGCTGTTCGACGACATGCTTGCCGCGTTCTGA
- a CDS encoding sensor domain-containing diguanylate cyclase, with product MSEATDQAVYKTLLESTRAIPWKIDWKTMTFAYIGPQIETLLGWSQASWVSAEDWATRMHPDDREKVVQFCVAQSQNGVDHEADYRALTAAGDYVWIRDVVHVVRDDNGEVDSLIGFMFDISERKKTEEQLLTLQKQLEEYSYKDGLTGVANRRMFDTVLASEWANAQRTQQPLSLILLDIDHFKQFNDHYGHIQGDDCLKSVGQALSRAASRPRDFIGRFGGEEFVLVLPDTDEAAARHIAERCRQQVRQQRIPHERSSVSSMLTISLGVGTIVPGPQDRALDFLNSVDKLLYQAKQRGRDRLEVAKMPVHSTLDGAADAHI from the coding sequence ATGAGCGAAGCAACTGATCAGGCGGTTTACAAGACTCTTCTGGAGTCCACCCGGGCGATCCCCTGGAAGATCGACTGGAAGACCATGACCTTCGCCTACATCGGCCCGCAGATCGAGACGCTGCTGGGCTGGTCGCAGGCCAGCTGGGTCAGCGCCGAAGACTGGGCGACACGCATGCACCCGGACGACCGCGAGAAGGTGGTGCAATTCTGCGTCGCGCAATCGCAGAACGGCGTCGATCATGAGGCTGACTACCGTGCGCTGACCGCCGCTGGCGACTACGTGTGGATTCGCGACGTGGTGCACGTGGTGCGCGACGACAACGGCGAGGTGGATTCGCTGATCGGCTTCATGTTCGACATCAGCGAGCGCAAGAAGACTGAGGAACAGCTGCTGACCCTGCAGAAGCAGCTGGAGGAATACTCCTACAAGGACGGTCTCACCGGCGTCGCCAACCGGCGCATGTTCGACACGGTGCTGGCCAGCGAATGGGCCAATGCCCAGCGCACCCAGCAGCCGCTGTCGCTGATCCTGCTGGATATCGATCACTTCAAGCAGTTCAACGACCACTATGGCCATATCCAGGGCGACGATTGCCTGAAGAGTGTCGGCCAGGCGCTGAGCCGCGCGGCCAGCCGGCCCCGGGATTTCATCGGCCGCTTCGGCGGCGAGGAATTCGTGCTGGTGCTGCCGGATACCGACGAGGCCGCCGCCCGCCACATCGCCGAGCGCTGCCGCCAGCAGGTGCGCCAGCAGCGCATTCCCCATGAGCGCTCGTCGGTGTCGTCCATGCTCACCATCAGCCTCGGTGTCGGCACCATCGTACCCGGCCCCCAAGACCGTGCGCTGGATTTCCTCAACAGCGTCGACAAGCTGCTCTACCAGGCCAAGCAACGCGGTCGTGACCGGCTGGAGGTAGCCAAGATGCCTGTGCACTCGACCCTGGATGGCGCTGCTGACGCCCACATTTGA